One window of Quercus robur chromosome 5, dhQueRobu3.1, whole genome shotgun sequence genomic DNA carries:
- the LOC126728979 gene encoding uncharacterized protein LOC126728979, giving the protein MARVPIDNLLLLRRAYSVAVENARVQPVMTAVKKAAESGGTVAEEQKEIFWMRDPKSGNWIPESHFGEINVAELREKLLPKKEKH; this is encoded by the exons ATGGCTAGGGTTCCCATCGACAACCTTCTCCTTCTAAG GAGGGCATACTCGGTGGCAGTGGAGAATGCAAGGGTGCAGCCGGTAATGACAGCGGTGAAGAAGGCTGCCGAATCTGGCGGCACTGTGGCTGAAGAGCAGAAAGAGATCTTTTGGATGAGAGATCCAAAGAGTGGCAATTGGATTCCGGAGAGTCACTTTGGTGAGATTAATGTTGCAGAGCTAAGGGAGAAGCTTCTTCCCAAGAAGGAGAAacattga